In one Alosa alosa isolate M-15738 ecotype Scorff River chromosome 14, AALO_Geno_1.1, whole genome shotgun sequence genomic region, the following are encoded:
- the LOC125307483 gene encoding chymotrypsin A-like, producing the protein MAFLWILSCLAFVSSAFGCGVPAIKPVVTGYSRIVNGEEAVPHSWPWQVSLQDYTGFHFCGGSLINENWVVTAAHCNVRTSHRVILGEHDRSSNAEGIQVMSVAKVFKHPKYNSYTINNDILLIKLATPAQLSARVSPVCLAETSDNFAGGMRCVTSGWGLTKHNAADTPALLQQASLPLLTNTQCKQYWGRKISDLMICAGASGASSCMGDSGGPLVCEKAGAWTLVGIVSWGSGTCTPHHAGVCAQRHRSLSAWVDQTLAAN; encoded by the exons ATGGCCTTCCTTTGGATCCTCTCCTGTCTTGCTTTTGTGAGCTCAGCCTTTG GCTGTGGCGTTCCTGCCATCAAGCCCGTTGTCACTGGCTACTCCAGGATTGTCAACGGTGAGGAGGCTGTTCCCCACTCCTGGCCCTGGCAGGTGTCTCTGCAG GACTACACTGGCTTCCACTTCTGCGGTGGTTCCCTGATCAACGAGAACTGGGTTGTGACTGCTGCCCACTGCAACGTGAG GACCTCTCACCGCGTGATCCTGGGTGAGCATGACCGCTCCTCTAACGCTGAGGGAATCCAGGTCATGAGTGTTGCCAAG GTCTTCAAGCACCCCAAATACAACAGCTACACCATCAACAACGACATCCTCCTGATCAAGCTGGCCACTCCCGCCCAGCTGAGTGCCCGCGTGTCTCCTGTGTGTCTGGCTGAGACCAGCGACAACTTCGCCGGTGGCATGAGGTGTGTCACCTCCGGATGGGGTCTGACCAAGCACAATG CCGCTGATACCCCCGCTCTCCTGCAGCAGGCCTCCCTGCCCCTCCTGACCAACACTCAGTGCAAGCAGTACTGGGGCAGAAAAATCTCCGACCTCATGATCTGCGCTGGGGCCTCTGGTGCCTCCTCTTGCATG ggtgACTCTGGTGGCCCCCTGGTCTGTGAGAAGGCTGGCGCCTGGACCCTGGTTGGTATCGTGTCCTGGGGCAGCGGCACCTGCACCCCCCACCATGCCGGAGTATGCGCCCAGCGTCACCGCTCTCTCTCAGCCTGGGTGGACCAGACCCTCGCCGCTAACTAA
- the LOC125307484 gene encoding chymotrypsin A-like, whose protein sequence is MAFLWIISCLAFVSSAFGCGIPAIKPVVTGYSRIVNGEEAVPHSWPWQVSLQDYTGFHFCGGSLINENWVVTAAHCNVRTSHRVVLGEHDRSSNAEDTQVMSVGKVFKHPNYNSYTINNDILLIKLASPAQMGLRVSPVCMAETSDNFAGGMRCVTSGWGLTKHNAADTPALLQQASLPLLTNTQCKQYWGSNISDLMICAGASGASSCMGDSGGPLVCEKAGAWTLVGIVSWGSGTCTPTMPGVYARVTALRAWVDQTLAAN, encoded by the exons ATGGCCTTCCTGTGGATCATCTCCTGCCTCGCCTTTGTGAGCTCAGCCTTCG GCTGTGGCATTCCTGCCATCAAGCCCGTTGTCACTGGCTACTCCAGGATTGTCAACGGTGAGGAGGCTGTTCCCCACTCCTGGCCCTGGCAGGTGTCTCTGCAG GACTACACTGGCTTCCATTTCTGCGGTGGTTCTCTGATCAACGAGAACTGGGTTGTGACTGCTGCCCACTGCAACGTGAG GACCTCCCACCGTGTCGTCTTGGGTGAGCACGACCGTTCCTCTAATGCTGAGGACACCCAGGTCATGAGTGTCGGCAAG GTCTTCAAGCACCCCAATTACAACAGCTACACCATCAACAACGACATCCTCCTGATCAAGCTGGCTTCTCCCGCCCAGATGGGCCTCCGCGTATCTCCCGTGTGCATGGCTGAGACCAGCGACAACTTCGCCGGTGGCATGAGGTGTGTCACCTCTGGATGGGGTCTGACCAAGCACAATG CTGCTGATACCCCCGCTCTCCTGCAGCAGGCCTCCCTGCCCCTCCTGACCAACACTCAGTGCAAGCAGTACTGGGGCAGCAACATCTCCGACCTCATGATCTGTGCTGGTGCCTCCGGTGCCTCCTCTTGCATG ggtgACTCTGGTGGCCCCCTGGTCTGTGAGAAGGCTGGCGCCTGGACCCTGGTTGGTATCGTGTCCTGGGGCAGCGGCACCTGCACCCCCACCATGCCCGGAGTGTACGCCCGCGTCACCGCTCTCCGCGCCTGGGTGGACCAGACCCTCGCCGCTAACTAA